Within the Thermovenabulum gondwanense genome, the region ATTCTCCTGTTATATATTTCTACCTCTTCTTTGTTTACAACAACGGTATAAATTAGAAGAATCACAATAAAAAAAGTTGAAGTTTTTACACCGCCACCCGTTGAGCCGGGTGATGCTCCGATAAACATTAAAAAAATCGTAAAAAGCTTAGCCGGTAAAGTCATGTCCGATAAACTTATAGTGTTAAAACCAGCGGTTCTAGGTGTTACCGATTGAAAAGCTGCGGCTAAAATTTTCCCTCCTAAGGGCAGTTGTCCTAAGGTTCTCGGATTAGAATATTCCAGAAGCAAGAATATAAAAAAGGCCGTTAATAAAAGGATAGCAGTCATCGTAATTACTATTTTTGAATGAAGGCTCAGCTTGTAAAAATCCCTTACGGAAAATATTTCATGGATTACGCTGAATCCCAAGCCTCCTATAACTATCAGGCTCATAACTACTATATTGATTAGTGGATCCAGCACGAAAGGTGTAAAACTCCTGAAATCTCCTATCAAATCAAATCCAGCATTATTAAATGCAGAAACCGCATGGAAAATTCCATAGTAAATTCCTTTTAAAAGACCGTACATTTGTATAAACCTGATGGATAACAAAGCCGCACCGCATAATTCAAAAAATATCGCTGTTGTTATAACGTATTTTGCCAGTTTGACTACCCCTGAAATATGCATTTGATTTAGGGCTTCCTGTATAACAAGTCTTTCCCTTAACGTAATCCTTTTACCCAGAATAAAAAATATTAAAGTAGCCATTGTCATGAATCCGAGCCCACCGGTCTGAATTAAAATGAGGATGACTAACTGCCCAAAAAGGCTATAAGTGGTATAAGTATCAACCACCACAAGACCGGTCACACATACGGCAGAAGTTGCCGTAAAAAAAGCGTTTAAAATACCCACGCTTTCCCCGCTCTTTGCCGCAAAAGGCAGGGAAAGCAAAATGGTGCCAATTAGTATAACTGCTGCAAATCCCAGTACCAAAATCTGGGCAGGTTTTAATCTTATTTTTTGCGAAAGTACTAAAATTTTTAATCGCCTCCCAAAAAGGAGAAAAAGCGACTCTAAAAGCCGCTTTTATTTTAGATTTGCTTTTGCTATTTCTACCAGCTGAGTAAATCCTTTATGATCATTTACGGCCATTTCGGCCAGTATCTTTCTATTAATTTGAATTCCAGCCTTTTTTAATCCATTTATGAATTTGCTGTAGGATAATCCATTTGTCCTGGCAGCCGCATTAATTCTGGTAATCCACAGCTTTCTGAAGTCCCTCTTCTTTAGTTTCCTACCTATATAAGAATACATAAGGGACTTCATGACAGCCTGGTTCGCAATTCTAAATCTCTTGCTTTTAGCTCCAAAATATCCCTTAGCCAGTTTTAGTATCTTTTTATGTCTTCTTCTTGCCGTTACACCTTTTTTAACCCTTGGCATTTTAATCACCTCAATGAATTATTATTTTATTTATAGGGTATTAATTTCTTTACGCGTTTATAATCGGCACTGCTAACAAAAGCAGGCTTTCTGAGATTTCTCTTCCTTTTTTTGGACTTATGAGTAAGCAGATGGCTTTTGTAAGCTTTTGCTCTTTTAATCTTCCCCGATTTTGTCAAACTAAACCTCTTTGCAGCACCCCTATGAGTCTTAATTTTTGGCATTGGTTTCACTCCTTACCCAATGTATTTTGTTTTGGTGCAAGCATCATAATCATATTCCTACCTTCAATAGTAGGAGGCTTTTCTACCTCACCTTTTTCCTTTACACTTTCGGCAAATCTTTTTAATACCTCTTCCCCGATTTGCGAATGTGCTATTTCCCTTCCTCTGAACTTTATCGTAACCTTTACTTTATTACCATCTTCTAAAAATCTGAGGGCACTTTTTACCCTTACCATAAAGTCGTGGGTTTCTATACTGGGACTCATACGTATCTCTTTTATATTAATTACCTTTTGATTTTTCCTCGCTTCCTTTTCTTTCTTGCTCATCTCATATTTGTATTTACCGTAATCCATTATCTTGCATACCGGTGGTTTTGCATTTGCAGCTACTTTTACTAAATCTAACTGTCTTTCTTGAGCGAGGCGAAGGGCTTCTTTAATAGGCATTATCCCCAATTGTTTCCCATCTACATCTATTACCCTTACTTCTTTTGCTTTTATTTCATGGTTTACTTCTAATTCTTTTTCTTTTGTAATATCGTTCACCTCCAAAAAATTTTTTCTAAAAATTTAAGGGACAGGATAAATCCACCTGTCCCCTGAAGCCTAAAGATAGAAATAAGCTTATAAAGCATTACCCTTAGGCGTAAACCTTATCAGCAAATGCCGTAAGGTGAGAAGGTGGTATCCTTCTACTTAAAAGCCTATAACCATTCACGTAAACTAATATATCATTTACCGATTTTAATGTCAATGATTATTGTTTATTTTTTACTTTTTCTTTTACCTCATTAATAAAGTTTTCTATTGTGTAATTTCCAAGATCTCCTTTTTCCCTGTTCCTTACCGAAATTGTGTTGCTCGATTCTTCCTTTTCACCTACTATTATCATGTAAGGAATCTTTTGAAGCTGGGCTTCACGAATTTTGTAACCAATTTTTTCATTCCTTTCATCCAACTCTACGCGAATATCATGTTCATCTAAAATTTCCTTTACCTTTCTTGCATATTCAAGATATTTTTCGCTAATAGGTAAAACCCTTACCTGCACAGGAGAAAGCCATACAGGAAATGCCCCTGCATAATGTTCGATTAAAATACCTATAAATCTCTCTATGCTGCCAAAGACTACCCGGTGAATCATTACGGGCCTGTGTTTTTCCCCATCAGGACCTATATAATTCAGGTCAAAGCGCTCCGGCATCATAAAATCAAGCTGTATTGTGCCGCATTGCCACGTTCTTCCAATGCTATCTTTTAAGTGAAAATCTATTTTAGGCCCGTAAAAAGCACCATCTCCTTCATTTATTTTGTAATTTAATCCCTTCTTTTCTAAAGCGCCTTTCAGTGCATTCGTAGCCTTCTCCCATAGTTCATCGGAACCCATTGAATTTTCCGGCCTTGTAGACAGTTCCACATGATATTCAAAGCCGAATACCTTATAAAAATAATCTACCAGGTCAATTACTCCCAGAATCTCATCTTCAATCTGTGAAGGCATCATGAAAATATGAGCATCATCTTGAGTAAAACATCTCACTCTTAAAAGGCCATGAAGAACTCCGGACAATTCATGCCGGTGAACGATTCCAAGTTCAGCAAGTTTTAAAGGAAGTTCCTTATAACTGTGCACATCCGTTTTATAAAGAAGCATTCCTCCTGGACAGTTCATGGGTTTTATAGCAAAACCCTGTTCATCAATTGTAGTAAAATACATATTCTTCTTATAATGATCCCAGTGCCCCGATCTCTTCCATAATTCTTCATTTAGAATTATCGGTGTTTTTATTTCCTGATACCCACGTTTTTTATGTTCCCTTCTCCAAAAATCTATCAACAGGTTCCACAATACCATTCCTTTTGGGTGAAAGAAAGGAAAACCAGGACCTTCTTCGTGCAAACTAAATATACCGAGTTCTTTCCCCAATTTTCTGTGATCCCTTTTCTTAGCTTCTTCTATTCTGAAAATATACTCTTCCAGTTGTTTTTTATCAGGGAAGGAGGTACCGTAAATTCTCTGCAACATTTTGTTTTTTTCATCGCCCTTCCAGTAGGCACCGGCCAAGCTTGTAAGTTTAAATGCCTTAATATAACCTGTAGAAGGAACGTGAGGCCCAGCACAAAGGTCAATGAACTCTCCCTGTCTGTAAAAACTAATCGTCGCGTCTTCAGGTAAATTTTCCAGCAATTCAATCTTATAAGGCTCACCCATTTTTCTAAGGAGCTCGATAGCATCTTCCTTTGTAACTTCAATTCTCTCAATAGGAAGGTTTTCTTCAATTATTTTTTTCATTTCTTTCTCTATTTTTTGAAAGTCTTCCGTAGAGAAACTTTCATCCCTGTCAAAATCGTAATAAAACCCATCTTCAATAGCTGGTCCAATGGCAAGCTTGGTTTCTGGATACAATCTTTTAACCGCCTGCGCAAGCACATGAGAAGTAGAATGTCTGTAAGCCCTTTTCCCCTCTTCGTCTTCAAAGGTCAAAATTTTTATTTCTCCATCCCGATTTAATTTAGTACTTAGATCAACCACAACACCGTTTACTTCTGCCACTAAAGCTGTCTTTTTTTTGTCGGGAAAACACATTTTAATTAAATCAAAAACAGTAATACCCTTTTCTATTTCTCTTTCAATTCCATCGACCTTTACTCTAATTAATTCCATATTAAACCCTCTCCTTTGAATTTTATACTAAAAAAACCTCTCATCCCCCGAATCAAGGGACGAGAGGTTATCTCCCGTGGTTCCACCCTACTTAATTACTCTTTAGCTATAAAGGGCATGCCCAATGGCTCGGAGGTGGTCTTCAGCTTGCTATTCTCAGGGCTTTTCCACCTTTTCGCCCCTCTCTGGGAGAAATCACAAGCTTACTCGTCTCCTCATTGCCTAACTTTTAAGTTTTAATTATATGATAATAAAAAGCATAAAAATGTCAAGAAAAATTTACATCTTTAAAAATACCGATACCAGCGCTTGAAGAAGGCCTATAAAAAAACCTATCAATCCTCCTAAAATTTCTATCTGCCTTAACTCTCTCTTTGAAAGTTTTATTATCAATTCTTCCAACTTTATGATATCAAAGGAATTTATTTTTTCTTCTACAAGCTTGCCTATTTTTATTTCTTCTCTCGCTTTGTTCATTATGTCATTTTTTAAATCTTCTATTACGGGCATACCATAATAATCAATAGCTTCATTAAAAAAATTCGAAACTATTTTTTTTGGTATAAATAAAGGTAGTTTGTCTATAATTCGGTCATTAAGAATATATTTTATCTTATCTAAAATTTCATATTTTAAAGAGCTGCTGGTTAGCAGGGCAGCAAATTCTTCAAAGGATAAAATTTCGCTCTCTAAAGCAATTCCGATATTTTTAGCTATTTCAAATCGTCTTTTGGGAATAATTCCTTGAAATTTAATCCCAAAAATATTTATCGGTTGGATAGGCCAAAATATTAACTTTATGGCAAGTAGATTGGTAATCCAGCCTATAAACCCCCCTATAATCGGCATAGCAATTAAAAAAAAATAAAATTTCAATGCAATCACCATACCCTATTTTTTTGGTTTCACCTTACTGCAGAGAATGCAATCTTCGCAAATAGTAACCCTTTCTTCAAAAATATTTAAAACAGCATCGTAAACATCCCTTTTCGAATCCAGTATCTCTCCGTGAATGACTATCTTTTTGGGAGCGAGATTTATTAACAAGCTTATCAAAATATCGTCCTTACTCAACGATCCATTTTTATTTAATAAATCTTCTATCTCATTATCCTTAATATCTTTTAATTCCCCATCAAGAAGTAGAACTTCCCTTCCCTTAAAAAATAAATTAACCACTTCTTTTTTAGGTTCCAAATTTTTTACAAAAAATTTTAACAGAGCCATGAAGTCTTTGTATTCCTTTTCTATTAAAAGCTCATCGACGGCCTTATCTACAGCTTCTTCAATTATATCTATATAACTTTTTAACCTAAAGTTAATAAACCCTTCTATAATAAAAATTTCATTTTCTTCTATATATTCTTTAACCTTTTGTTTAATTTTTTCTTTTCTTTCATTATAATTCGGAATTACAAGAGCCGGTTCTTTACTTTCGGACAATATTTTTAAGGCTATTTCATAAGTTCTTGCCCTGTCTTCCGGTTTTAAGTAAAAATGTATTTTATCCAATATCCCGCAAATTACTCTCGGTTCCCAAAAATTTATTATTATTCTGCTAATAGTTTCTGATAACTTATTCTTTAATAATATTTTACCTTCATCACCGTTTAACTCGTAATATAATTTATAAAAACTAAGCGGTTCCTTCTCTTCTTTAATTAGGAAAGTATTTATTTTATTTTTTTTCAATTCATCAATAAGGTTTCTAATTTCTTTTTCAAAAAAATATATATCATGAAATGTTCCTATGGAGAAACATTTCACGCAAACCACTCCCTTCCCTTTTTACTATTATATTTCATGGTAACAAAGCATATACGACAAAAGAAAGGGAGGGCTTCCTGAAATTAACAAATCGTAAATAAAAAAAATGGTGGGCGCTGTAAGGATTGAACTTACGACCCCTTCCGCGTCAAGGAAGTGCTCTCCCACTGAGCTAAGCGCCCACAAATTTTGTATTTATTTGCGTTTTTTATTTTATCATATTGTCGATAAATAAGTCAAGTTTTTATGATAATATGTTAAAAGATACTAAGGGTGGTACAAACCACTCTTAGTATCTTGCTGATTTTTATTTAAATTCAATTATTGGTATTCTAAGGACCTGACCCGGATATATGGTTTCCTCAGGGCCCCTGAGGTTATTTGCCTGTACAATCGCCTCTACCGTAGTATCGAATAATGCTGCAATGCGGCTCAAGGTATCACCCGGTTGAACTTCATAAAAAGCTTCATGCCTTATAACAGGATTCATCATTGTAAATGGATGATGTTCGTCATAATCATCATGGCCATTTCTCGGAATAAAAAGAAATTGACCGGGGTAAATTGTGAGGTCATCGCGTACCCAGTTATGTCTTAATATGTCTTTAACCGATACTCCAAACCGTGAAGCTATTAAATTAAGCGAATCTCCGGGTTGCACAATATAAATTATCATACGTATCCCTCCTTCGATATCATAATATTCAATAAAAGTCAAATGTTTACAGGATACAAGTAAAATTAAATTATTGTTAAAAATAATTTTTAAAAATAATTTTTATACTAAAATTTGGTTTGCTTTTAAAAATAAAAAAGCACTTTACTAGATGCGTTATGATAAACACCCGATAAAGTGCTTATAATAATTTGTAACTTTTATTTATAGCAAAAAAATAAAAAAAGATTACTCATCTTTTTTATCATAAAAATTATTTATTTTCATTACTATTACTTTTCTTATTTTACAAGTGGTGCCGGGGACCGGAATCGAACCGGTATGGGTATTTCTACCCGCAGGATTTTAAGTCCTGTGCGTCTGCCTGTTCCGCCACCCCGGCAGATTAAGTTATGGAGGCGGCACCCAGATTCGAACTGGGGAATAAAGGTTTTGCAGACCTCTGCCTTACCACTTGGCTATGCCGCCGTAAATAAAAAAATGGAGCGGAAGACGGGATTTGAACCCGCGACCCTCGCCTTGGCAAGGCGATGCTCTACCGCTGAGCCACTTCCGCATTTTGATGGTGCCTTGGGGCGGAATCGAACCACCGACACGAGGATTTTCAGTCCTCTGCTCTACCGACTGAGCTACCAAGGCTCAAAAAATATGGCGACCCAGAAGGGGCTCGAACCCTCGACCTCCAGCGTGACAGGCTGGCGTTCTAAACCTACTGAACTACTGGGCCGCGCATGGTGGGCGAAACAGGGCTCGAACCTGTGACCCCATGCTTGTAAGGCATGTGCTCTCCCAGCTGAGCTATCCGCCCGCGAGACAATTCTTAGTATACCCGATAATTTATAGAGTGTCAAAGCCAAATTTGCTTAATTTGCAGGGAAATTTGTCACTTTTTTTATATATACGCATGTTTTTTCCTTATTTCTTGTTATTGCATTTTATAGCTCTTATAATTTACTCTTTTTCTTCCTTTTTTAAATCTATTTTTCCATCCTTTCTATCCATTTCTTCTTCTGCAAGATTTATCATCTTTTTAACCATATGTCCACCAATTTTACCTACCTCTCTTGTAGTCATATTTTCGTATCCCCTCTTTTTTATATCATCATCCAAATGAAGCTCTTTTGCAACTTCCTCCTTTAAACTTTCCAGTTCATCCTTAGATTTTGGGTTAACCGGTTTTTTTCTTCCCATATAAATACCTCCAAAAAGACTTTTTTCTTATAATTTCCAAAAAAAATTACCTTTATGCATTGGCTTCTTCTAATATCTCCTTGAGAGCTTTAATAAATTTATTATTTTCTACTCTTTTCCCCACCGAAACCCTAAATGAAAATTTTAATGCTTCACTGTTATAAATCCTCACCAATATTCCCCTTTTAAAAAGTTCCTCAAAAACTTTCTTTGCTTCGATATTTGATTCTAATAAAATAAAATTTGTAGAAGTAGTAAATATCCTGATATTCTTTATGTTCATCAATTCCTCTATCATTCTGTCCCTCTCTTTAATTATTTCACGAGTATTATTTAAAAATCTTTCCCTGTTTTTTATTATCAATGAAGCAGCAGTCTGTGAAAAAAGGTTTACATTGAACGGAAGTTTGACCCTAAAAAGTTCTCTAATTATTTCTTTGTTTCCCATCGCATATCCTATTCTTAAGCCGGCTATGGAAAAAATTTTTGACATGGTTCTTATTATAATCAGATTTTCATGTTCAAAGATCATATCTCGGTACGTTTTACCACCAAATTCAAAATACGCTTCATCAATGCAGATTATCCCATCAAAGCTTTCAATTATTTCTTTTACTGCCTCTTCATTAAAATAGTCACCCGTAGGGTTGTTTGGAGAACAAATAAATAGTACTTTGTTTTTGTTCCCCATGGAATCTTTTTTTAATCTATAATAATATTCATTTAAATCTATATCGAATCTATAAAATTCTTTGTCTTTTATTTTTACCAGTGGAATATTAATAACCTCTGCCCCCGAAATTTTTGCAAAAACCTCATAGCTGGGAAAGGTAGGTGCAAAAATATAAACTTTACTTTCCGGTCCGGCAAAGGCAAAATTGATATCTGCTATTATTTCATCAGCCCCATTTCCTACAAATATTTGCTCTTTTTCTAAGCCGCAGTATTCAGATAATAACTTTCTTAACTCATCAGAATTCGGATCATTGTATAAATTAAAGGGTTTATTTTTTACTTCGTTGAAAATTTCATCCTTCAAATCATCCGGCACATCAAAATATGATTCGTTGGCATTTAATTTTATCATAAAATCGGGTCTTTCTTCAAAAAAGGGTTCTATCCCATATAAATCCTTTCTCAGGTATCCGGTGGTCAAATTATTTTCCTCCTTTTTCTGCATATTTATGCATATACTTTTGCGGTACTATATCATATAAAATTATTATGCGTCAATACTAAATATAGTTGATATTCTTCTTTATAATAATTAACATGTTTGATATAATTAACTGGAAAACTTTTAAAGAAGGGATGGGATCAATTTGAAAGAAAAAGTTCAAGAAGTATTAAATAAGATTCGTCCATCTCTGCAAGCAGACGGCGGAGATGTAGAACTTGTGGATGTGGATGAAAAAGAAGGAATAGTAAAGGTAAGATTAACGGGTAGCTGTTTTGGTTGTCCTTTTTCAACAATGACTTTGAAAAATGGAATCGAACAAATCTTAAAGGAAGAAATTCCTCAGGTAAAAGAAGTGAAAGCAGTATAATTAAAGGGAGTACGGTATATTTACCGTACTCCCTATTTTAAATGGCATGTATCATTTATTTTCACAATAAAAGCATTCTTTTTAATATCTCCATCTTCTTCTACCACAATCTCCGTAATAGAAGCATTTCCTATTTTTATTTTAAAAAAGGCTTCGGTATTTATCCCAAGTATAGCGGATATCACTGCTTTAATTGGGCCTCCGTGGGTCACCACAAGGATATTTTTATTTCCCTTGTGGGATCTTGCCATTTCCGAAAGTATATAATCCACCCTATTTATTAACTCTGAAAGGCTTTCTCCTCCGGGTGGTTGTAAACAAAAAGGATTATCAAGCCATTTAGTATATTCGTCTTTTTCTTCCTTCATAAGCTCTTCATAGGTTTTGCCTTCCCATTTTCCAAAACATAATTCCCTTAAAAGAGGGGTTATCGCTACTTTTTTATTGTGAAATTTATTTATTATTTTTGCTGTATTTATAGCTCTTGTAAGATCACTGGAATAAATTGCTTCAATTTTTTCCTCTCGAAATACATTAGCTAATTTCCAGGCCTGTTGCTCCCCTTCTTTACTAAGAGGAATATCTAACTGCCCCTGATATCGGGTTTCTTTGTTCCATAAGGTTTCTCCATGTCTAATAAGAAAAATTCTCGGCATATTAATTTCACCCATCCAACAATATTATTTATATAACAGCATTAAAATTAATAAAGAAAATATTTCTCCAACCTCGTTCAAAGCTCCATAAGTATCACCGGTCATTCCTTTTAATTCTTTCATTATGTAAAAACTAAATATAAGACCCGAAAAAATTAATGTCGTTAAAAAGTAAAATACTTTCACTTTCAAAATTATACCGCATATAATAACACATATAAATGAAGATATAAAAAATCTTATCCTGTCTTTTCCGCAATTGAAAGCCTTGCCCAGGCCTTTTTCCCTTAAATAGGGAAAGAAAACGATACCATAACTAATAAGCCATCTTCCGGCAACCGGTACAATTATTAATAAAAGGGGATTTTCTTTTAAAATAGACAAAATACCCGAAAACTTTAAAAGAAAATCTAAAACTATTGCAATTACCCCAAAAGCACCGATTCGGCTATCTTTCATTATTTCCAGCTTTTTGTCCCTTTCCTTTCCACTGAATATACCATCAGAAGTATCCGCAAGCCCATCCAGATGGATACCGCCCGTAATGACGGTTTCTGCAGTTAAAATTAACGCACAAAGGAAAGATTCTTCCAGTAAGCCTTTTAATGCAAAAAAAATTATATATAAAATAACTCCAATAAATGCACCGATTAAAGGGAAAAAACACACCGATCGCTGTAAATCTTTTTCGGTGATTGGCTTTTTTAAAAATTGAGGAAATCGGGTTAAAAACAAAAGAGCTGCATATAAAGACAAAGATACCACCTCTATTTAATCTTTAAAGGAATACCCGAAACCATAAAATAAACTTCTTCCGAAGCTTCAGCAATTCTTTGATTGGCTTCACCCAGAAGGTCTCTGTAAAATCTTGCTAATGGGTATTCGGGAACAATCCCTAAACCTACTTCATTTGAGACTATAATAAACTTGGCATTCAACTTTCTCGCGTTTTTAAGCATTTCTTCTAATTCTTTCAAAAATTCTCCCCGGATTCTTTCCTGTAAAAATATATTTTCAGAAAAATCCTTTAAAATCCAGTTTGAAGTATAAAGGGCAATACAGTCTAATAGTACGAATTTTACATCGTCAATATAATTTTCTTTTTTGATTTTTTCCAACACCTTAGAAACGTAAAGTGGTTCTTCAATGGTTATCCAGTTTTCGGGTCTTCTTTTTTTATGATTCTCTATTCTTTTCTCCATTTCTTCATCCTTTGCTTCAGCGGTAGCAATATAAATTACCCTGCCGTCAGTTTCTCTTGCCAATTTTTCCGCAAAAGAGCTTTTCCCGCTTCTTGCCCCTCCGGTGATAAAAATTATCATCTTTTAATCCTCCCGAAACTTATGAAAAATCTATTTTCCTATTTTTTATCAATAGATATAGAAAGAAAGGCCCACCCACTAAAGCTGTGATTATACCTACGGGCATTTCAGATGGGGCTATAATCACTCTTGCAAGGGTATCCATCACCATAAGGTAAAGTCCACCAAATAAAGCAGAAAAAACGTATAGATTTCTATGGTCTGGGCCTATTATTAGTCTTGAAATATGGGGTATAATGAGACCCACAAACCCAATTATACCACAAAAAGCAACTGCAGAAGCGGTAAGTAGAGAAGCTGAAATCAAACATAGTTTTTTTAATAATTCCACGTCCACCCCGGTGAAAAAAGCAGTTTCTTCGCCCAGTTGCAAGACGTTCAGTCCTCTTAAAATAAATAAACCCGCTAAAAATCCTGTTATTCCATAAGGAAGGTTAATAATCACTTCCTTCCATCCCTGATAAGAAAAGCTGCCCAGATGCCAGAAATAAATGTTTTTTAATTTTTCTCCTGAAGCGTACATGAGAAACGACACAATAGCTGAAAGAAAACTGCTAACAGCTATTCCCGAAAGCAAAATTGAAAATGAAAGGGTTTTCCCACCAATTCGTGCTATAGACCATACGAGAAATACTGCAAAAAGAGCGCCAAGAAAAGAAAAAAAAGGGGTCGCGTTCATTCCAATAAAATTCATACCTTGAAAATACAATATAGCTACCGAAGCTCCTAAGGATGCTCCCGACGACGCCCCAATAACGTAAGGATCGGTTAAAGGATTCCTGAACATTCCCTGATAAATTACTCCTGCACAGGAAAGTTCAGCCCCCACAATAAAAGAAAGTATTATCCTGGGAAGCCTGAAATTAAGAATTATAACTTTTTCCGCAAAAGTTAAGTCATATTCTCTTTTAGTAAATAAGGATAACAGGATCAGGGGTATCTTTTTTGCCGGTATATAAAAGGCACCTATACTTATGGATATTACGCTTCCCAGGAAAATTAATAATATTAATAGAAAATAGATA harbors:
- a CDS encoding TrkH family potassium uptake protein; translated protein: MLVLGFAAVILIGTILLSLPFAAKSGESVGILNAFFTATSAVCVTGLVVVDTYTTYSLFGQLVILILIQTGGLGFMTMATLIFFILGKRITLRERLVIQEALNQMHISGVVKLAKYVITTAIFFELCGAALLSIRFIQMYGLLKGIYYGIFHAVSAFNNAGFDLIGDFRSFTPFVLDPLINIVVMSLIVIGGLGFSVIHEIFSVRDFYKLSLHSKIVITMTAILLLTAFFIFLLLEYSNPRTLGQLPLGGKILAAAFQSVTPRTAGFNTISLSDMTLPAKLFTIFLMFIGASPGSTGGGVKTSTFFIVILLIYTVVVNKEEVEIYNRRISIENVYRAIVIVVISFLLIFSITFLLTITEKGEDLLTIVYEATSAFGTVGLSLGLTPKLSSAGKLLIIILMFTGRVGPLTIAMALASSKKTALYKFPEDRILVG
- the rplT gene encoding 50S ribosomal protein L20 encodes the protein MPRVKKGVTARRRHKKILKLAKGYFGAKSKRFRIANQAVMKSLMYSYIGRKLKKRDFRKLWITRINAAARTNGLSYSKFINGLKKAGIQINRKILAEMAVNDHKGFTQLVEIAKANLK
- the rpmI gene encoding 50S ribosomal protein L35; its protein translation is MPKIKTHRGAAKRFSLTKSGKIKRAKAYKSHLLTHKSKKRKRNLRKPAFVSSADYKRVKKLIPYK
- the infC gene encoding translation initiation factor IF-3; amino-acid sequence: MNDITKEKELEVNHEIKAKEVRVIDVDGKQLGIMPIKEALRLAQERQLDLVKVAANAKPPVCKIMDYGKYKYEMSKKEKEARKNQKVINIKEIRMSPSIETHDFMVRVKSALRFLEDGNKVKVTIKFRGREIAHSQIGEEVLKRFAESVKEKGEVEKPPTIEGRNMIMMLAPKQNTLGKE
- the thrS gene encoding threonine--tRNA ligase; translation: MELIRVKVDGIEREIEKGITVFDLIKMCFPDKKKTALVAEVNGVVVDLSTKLNRDGEIKILTFEDEEGKRAYRHSTSHVLAQAVKRLYPETKLAIGPAIEDGFYYDFDRDESFSTEDFQKIEKEMKKIIEENLPIERIEVTKEDAIELLRKMGEPYKIELLENLPEDATISFYRQGEFIDLCAGPHVPSTGYIKAFKLTSLAGAYWKGDEKNKMLQRIYGTSFPDKKQLEEYIFRIEEAKKRDHRKLGKELGIFSLHEEGPGFPFFHPKGMVLWNLLIDFWRREHKKRGYQEIKTPIILNEELWKRSGHWDHYKKNMYFTTIDEQGFAIKPMNCPGGMLLYKTDVHSYKELPLKLAELGIVHRHELSGVLHGLLRVRCFTQDDAHIFMMPSQIEDEILGVIDLVDYFYKVFGFEYHVELSTRPENSMGSDELWEKATNALKGALEKKGLNYKINEGDGAFYGPKIDFHLKDSIGRTWQCGTIQLDFMMPERFDLNYIGPDGEKHRPVMIHRVVFGSIERFIGILIEHYAGAFPVWLSPVQVRVLPISEKYLEYARKVKEILDEHDIRVELDERNEKIGYKIREAQLQKIPYMIIVGEKEESSNTISVRNREKGDLGNYTIENFINEVKEKVKNKQ
- a CDS encoding DUF445 domain-containing protein, producing MKFYFFLIAMPIIGGFIGWITNLLAIKLIFWPIQPINIFGIKFQGIIPKRRFEIAKNIGIALESEILSFEEFAALLTSSSLKYEILDKIKYILNDRIIDKLPLFIPKKIVSNFFNEAIDYYGMPVIEDLKNDIMNKAREEIKIGKLVEEKINSFDIIKLEELIIKLSKRELRQIEILGGLIGFFIGLLQALVSVFLKM
- the ytxC gene encoding putative sporulation protein YtxC, which encodes MKCFSIGTFHDIYFFEKEIRNLIDELKKNKINTFLIKEEKEPLSFYKLYYELNGDEGKILLKNKLSETISRIIINFWEPRVICGILDKIHFYLKPEDRARTYEIALKILSESKEPALVIPNYNERKEKIKQKVKEYIEENEIFIIEGFINFRLKSYIDIIEEAVDKAVDELLIEKEYKDFMALLKFFVKNLEPKKEVVNLFFKGREVLLLDGELKDIKDNEIEDLLNKNGSLSKDDILISLLINLAPKKIVIHGEILDSKRDVYDAVLNIFEERVTICEDCILCSKVKPKK
- a CDS encoding LysM peptidoglycan-binding domain-containing protein, whose protein sequence is MIIYIVQPGDSLNLIASRFGVSVKDILRHNWVRDDLTIYPGQFLFIPRNGHDDYDEHHPFTMMNPVIRHEAFYEVQPGDTLSRIAALFDTTVEAIVQANNLRGPEETIYPGQVLRIPIIEFK
- a CDS encoding alpha/beta-type small acid-soluble spore protein; this encodes MGRKKPVNPKSKDELESLKEEVAKELHLDDDIKKRGYENMTTREVGKIGGHMVKKMINLAEEEMDRKDGKIDLKKEEKE
- the hisC gene encoding histidinol-phosphate transaminase, producing MTTGYLRKDLYGIEPFFEERPDFMIKLNANESYFDVPDDLKDEIFNEVKNKPFNLYNDPNSDELRKLLSEYCGLEKEQIFVGNGADEIIADINFAFAGPESKVYIFAPTFPSYEVFAKISGAEVINIPLVKIKDKEFYRFDIDLNEYYYRLKKDSMGNKNKVLFICSPNNPTGDYFNEEAVKEIIESFDGIICIDEAYFEFGGKTYRDMIFEHENLIIIRTMSKIFSIAGLRIGYAMGNKEIIRELFRVKLPFNVNLFSQTAASLIIKNRERFLNNTREIIKERDRMIEELMNIKNIRIFTTSTNFILLESNIEAKKVFEELFKRGILVRIYNSEALKFSFRVSVGKRVENNKFIKALKEILEEANA
- a CDS encoding NifU family protein; this translates as MKEKVQEVLNKIRPSLQADGGDVELVDVDEKEGIVKVRLTGSCFGCPFSTMTLKNGIEQILKEEIPQVKEVKAV
- the cobC gene encoding alpha-ribazole phosphatase produces the protein MPRIFLIRHGETLWNKETRYQGQLDIPLSKEGEQQAWKLANVFREEKIEAIYSSDLTRAINTAKIINKFHNKKVAITPLLRELCFGKWEGKTYEELMKEEKDEYTKWLDNPFCLQPPGGESLSELINRVDYILSEMARSHKGNKNILVVTHGGPIKAVISAILGINTEAFFKIKIGNASITEIVVEEDGDIKKNAFIVKINDTCHLK